From the Dama dama isolate Ldn47 chromosome 24, ASM3311817v1, whole genome shotgun sequence genome, one window contains:
- the PDHB gene encoding pyruvate dehydrogenase E1 component subunit beta, mitochondrial, whose amino-acid sequence MAVVAVLVRRPLEQVSGLLRRRFHRTAPAALQVTVREAINQGMDEELERDEKVFLLGEEVAQYDGAYKVSRGLWKKYGDKRIIDTPISEMGFAGIAVGAAMAGLRPICEFMTFNFSMQAIDQVINSAAKTYYMSGGLQSVPIVFRGPNGASAGVAAQHSQCFAAWYGHCPGLKVVSPWSSEDAKGLIKSAIRDNNPVVVLENELMYGVPFELPSEAQSKDFLIPIGKAKIERPGTHVTIVAHSRPVGHCLEAATVLSKEGIECEVINLRTIRPMDIETIEASVMKTNHLVTVEGGWPQFGVGAEICARIMEGPAFNFLDAPAVRVTGADVPMPYAKILEDNSVPQVKDIIFAIKKTLNI is encoded by the exons GTGACAGTTCGTGAGGCTATAAATCAAGGCATGGATGAGGAGCTGGAAAGAGATGAGAAGGTATTTCTCCTTGGGGAAGAAGTTGCCCAGTACGATGGGGCATATAAG GTTAGTCGAGGCCTGTGGAAGAAATATGGAGATAAGAGGATCATAGATACTCCCATATCTGAG atgGGTTTTGCTGGAATTGCTGTAGGTGCAGCTATG GCTGGGTTACGGCCCATTTGTGAATTCATGACCTTCAATTTCTCTATGCAAGCCATCGACCAGGTTATAAACTCAGCTGCCAAGACCTACTACATGTCAGGGGGCCTTCAGTCTGTGCCCATAGTCTTCAGGGGGCCCAATGGCGCCTCAGCAGGTGTAGCTGCCCAGCACTCACAGTGTTTTGCTGCCTGGTATGGGCATTGCCCAGGCTTAAAGGTGGTCAGCCCCTGGAGTTCAGAGGATGCAAAAGGGCTTATTAAATCAGCCATTCGGGATAACAACCCAG tggtggtgctggagaatgaATTGATGTATGGAGTACCTTTTGAACTTCCTTCAGAAGCTCAGTCAAAAGATTTTCTGATCCCTATTGGAAAAGCCAAAATAGAAAGGCCAG GAACACACGTAACTATAGTTGCTCATTCAAGACCTGTGGGCCACTGCTTAGAAGCTGCAACAGTGCTGTCTAAAGAGGGAATTGAATGTGAG GTGATAAATTTGCGAACCATCAGGCCAATGGACATTGAAACAATAGAAGCCAGTGTCATGAAGACCAATCACCTTGTAACCGTGGAAGGAGGCTGGCCACAATTCGGAGTAGGAGCTGAAATCTGTGCCAGGATCATGGAAG GCCCCGCGTTCAACTTCCTGGATGCCCCTGCAGTTCGTGTCACTGGTGCCGACGTGCCTATGCCTTACGCAAAGATTCTAGAAGACAACTCTGTACCTCAGGTTAAAGACATCATATTTGCAATAAAGAAAACACTGAATATCTAG